From a region of the Nitrospira sp. genome:
- a CDS encoding SRPBCC domain-containing protein, with protein MVDIIHRIGIKAPISKVYAALSTVEGIAGWWTKKTSGSSKVGGTIGVRFLSVGGKEIGCMNMEVIALDPNRKVHWRFNAGPEEWIGTDAVFLLSQEGDYTIILFGHKNWQEASEFTAHCSTKWATFLLSLKGLAETGKGMPSPDDLKVDNWN; from the coding sequence ATGGTGGACATTATTCATAGAATTGGAATCAAGGCACCGATATCGAAGGTGTACGCCGCGCTATCGACGGTCGAGGGCATCGCCGGTTGGTGGACCAAGAAAACATCCGGATCATCCAAGGTTGGGGGTACGATCGGGGTTCGGTTCCTTTCTGTGGGTGGGAAAGAAATCGGCTGCATGAACATGGAAGTCATTGCGCTCGATCCCAACAGGAAGGTGCATTGGCGCTTCAATGCGGGGCCGGAGGAATGGATAGGAACGGACGCGGTATTCCTTTTATCCCAGGAAGGTGATTACACGATCATACTCTTTGGTCACAAAAACTGGCAGGAGGCGAGCGAGTTCACCGCTCATTGCAGTACGAAATGGGCCACGTTTCTATTGAGTCTTAAAGGTCTTGCCGAAACCGGTAAAGGTATGCCCTCACCCGATGATCTCAAGGTGGACAACTGGAATTAG
- a CDS encoding alkene reductase — protein MKTRDGLLSSVRVGPYTLHNRLVMAPMTRNRSSRATVPQPMNASYYAQRASAGLIVTEGAQVSPQGAGYPYTPGIHNAEQVQGWRSITEEVHRNGGRIFLQLWHVGRISHPSLQPNGALPVAPSAIKPEGEAHTYEGRMPFVTPRALDLEEIPEIIAQFRNGAIHALDADFDGMEIHAANGYLIDQFLRDGTNRRTDAYGGSVANRARFLMEVVKAVAQVWGANRVGVRLSPVNPFNNMYDSDPQTTFEYAAEQLSPVGLAYLHVVEADEHGETTHPTVNFRRIRDAFEGTYIANGGFDHERASAYLAQGHADLISFGRLFLANPDLPERFAQSAPLNVPNPATFYGGDERGYTDYPSLEMRSVCCHG, from the coding sequence ATGAAGACTCGTGACGGTCTGCTTTCCTCAGTGCGTGTCGGCCCTTATACGTTGCACAATCGGTTGGTCATGGCGCCGATGACGCGCAATCGCTCCAGCCGCGCCACCGTTCCGCAGCCGATGAACGCGTCGTATTATGCTCAACGCGCCTCGGCTGGTCTCATTGTGACCGAAGGAGCGCAGGTATCTCCGCAAGGTGCGGGCTATCCTTACACCCCCGGCATTCACAACGCGGAACAGGTACAAGGCTGGCGGTCAATCACAGAGGAAGTACATCGAAACGGCGGCCGCATCTTTCTGCAACTGTGGCACGTCGGACGAATCTCACATCCCTCATTGCAACCGAATGGCGCATTACCGGTGGCGCCCTCCGCCATAAAACCCGAAGGTGAGGCTCATACCTATGAGGGCCGAATGCCGTTCGTCACGCCACGAGCCCTTGACCTGGAAGAAATTCCAGAAATCATCGCACAATTTCGGAATGGGGCCATCCATGCACTCGACGCCGATTTTGACGGGATGGAGATTCATGCAGCCAACGGGTATCTGATCGATCAATTCCTTCGCGACGGCACGAATCGGCGCACTGACGCCTATGGCGGATCGGTAGCCAACCGCGCTCGTTTCCTCATGGAAGTCGTCAAAGCGGTTGCACAAGTTTGGGGAGCCAACCGGGTCGGGGTGCGGCTGTCGCCGGTCAATCCCTTTAACAATATGTACGATTCGGACCCCCAAACGACCTTCGAATATGCGGCCGAACAGCTGAGCCCCGTCGGACTCGCGTACCTCCACGTTGTCGAGGCTGACGAACACGGAGAAACAACACATCCAACGGTCAATTTTCGCCGAATCCGTGATGCATTCGAAGGGACCTATATCGCCAACGGAGGCTTTGACCACGAGCGGGCAAGTGCATATCTCGCTCAGGGACACGCCGACCTGATTTCTTTCGGACGGCTGTTTTTAGCCAACCCGGACTTACCGGAACGTTTTGCTCAAAGCGCCCCATTAAACGTGCCGAATCCTGCTACGTTTTATGGAGGTGATGAACGGGGATATACAGACTACCCCTCGTTAGAAATGAGATCCGTTTGTTGCCATGGTTAG
- a CDS encoding MoaD/ThiS family protein yields the protein MVRVILPQHLRTLAHVNGEVTLEVNGPVTQRAILDALEARYPMLRGTVRDHVTRKRRAFVRFFACEQDLSHESPDTPLPEAVVTGNEPFLIVGAMAGG from the coding sequence ATGGTTCGTGTGATTCTTCCGCAACATCTGCGAACCCTGGCGCACGTCAACGGTGAAGTGACCCTTGAGGTCAACGGTCCGGTGACGCAACGTGCAATCCTCGACGCGCTTGAAGCCCGCTATCCGATGTTGCGCGGGACGGTGCGCGATCATGTGACGCGCAAGCGCCGGGCGTTCGTGCGCTTCTTTGCCTGCGAGCAAGACCTCTCTCACGAATCGCCCGATACCCCGCTGCCCGAAGCCGTCGTGACGGGAAACGAGCCGTTCCTGATTGTGGGGGCAATGGCCGGCGGATAG
- a CDS encoding efflux RND transporter periplasmic adaptor subunit, protein MNRRNWIGTILLLASVLLTGIGLVAWKYESIQDSSAASANQPEPMESVTVTVAREMDHRQTTTSIGTVLALRSVMLKNELAGTVREVRLTPGQIVEAGTMLVALDVSVEEAELKAQEAQAALTKTVLNRRQNLSQELATTQEEVDRARADLDIAQAQIARTRAIIAKKTIRAPFRARVGIADVHPGQYLDEGTLLTTLQGVAEAVHVDFTVPQQVSAGLRDGETVEVFAAGDASVIKANIVALDARVDPTTRNAMVRARIDGSRHAPSPGASVRVRVPVGPSRKAVAIPVSALRKGPGGDQVFVIAPDQDHKNRAHVRQVESGTMIGDQVVIQAGLDAGETIAASGSFKLREGVLVATQDDASEKQARAQTVSKD, encoded by the coding sequence ATGAATCGCCGTAATTGGATCGGAACAATTCTACTTCTCGCATCGGTGTTGCTGACGGGCATCGGGCTGGTCGCATGGAAATATGAATCCATTCAAGATTCCAGCGCAGCCTCCGCAAACCAACCTGAACCGATGGAGTCCGTCACTGTTACCGTTGCACGCGAGATGGATCATCGCCAGACCACCACATCAATCGGCACGGTTTTGGCCTTACGTTCGGTCATGCTGAAGAACGAGCTCGCCGGGACTGTCCGTGAAGTGCGTCTCACGCCGGGACAGATCGTGGAAGCCGGTACCATGCTGGTCGCGCTCGACGTGTCCGTCGAAGAAGCCGAATTGAAGGCACAGGAGGCCCAAGCCGCTCTTACCAAAACGGTGCTCAATCGCCGGCAGAACCTCAGTCAGGAGCTGGCGACCACTCAGGAGGAAGTCGACCGGGCTCGTGCCGACCTGGATATTGCCCAAGCTCAGATTGCCCGCACCAGGGCGATCATTGCCAAGAAGACCATCCGTGCGCCGTTCCGGGCGCGCGTCGGTATCGCCGATGTTCACCCCGGCCAATACTTGGACGAAGGAACCTTGCTTACGACGCTGCAAGGCGTCGCCGAAGCGGTACATGTGGATTTCACGGTGCCCCAGCAAGTCTCGGCCGGCTTACGGGACGGCGAGACAGTCGAGGTGTTCGCGGCCGGCGATGCTTCCGTCATCAAGGCCAACATCGTTGCGCTCGATGCGCGCGTCGATCCGACGACTCGGAATGCCATGGTGCGGGCACGGATTGACGGCTCCCGCCATGCTCCTTCCCCCGGTGCGTCGGTTCGGGTTCGAGTTCCCGTTGGTCCCTCGCGCAAGGCAGTCGCCATCCCGGTCAGCGCGTTGCGCAAAGGACCCGGCGGCGATCAGGTATTCGTGATCGCGCCGGACCAGGATCACAAGAATCGGGCACACGTGCGGCAAGTGGAAAGCGGGACGATGATCGGTGATCAGGTCGTGATTCAAGCCGGGCTTGATGCCGGTGAGACCATTGCCGCGTCAGGGTCGTTCAAGTTGCGTGAAGGCGTGCTTGTCGCTACCCAGGATGACGCCTCAGAGAAACAGGCCCGAGCACAAACTGTCAGCAAAGACTGA
- a CDS encoding exo-alpha-sialidase, translating into MSRVRLLVGTRKGAFILTSDGSRKQWDVQGPHFGGWELYHITGSAVDSNRLYASQTSSWFGQVIQRSDDGGKTWNAPGTKPEDLMGSDGMPKGESNMFRYDTSAETGKPLTTHQHYDGSQRPWEFKRVWHLEPSLTDPDTVYAGVEDAALFRSTNGGQTWHELAGLRDVKGNLWQPGAGGMCLHTVMLDRTNPQRMYIAISAAGAFRTDDGGQTWRAINRGLKSQYELPDPDADVGHCVHNIAMHPSRPNVLFMQKHWDVLRSDDAGESWHEISGNLPSDFGFPIAVHAHEPNTVYVVPIKSDSEHYPPEGKLRVYRSRTGGDEWEALTKGLPQENCYVNILRDAMTVDRLDPCGIYFGTTGGQVYGSADGGDSWAPIVHDLPAVLSVEVQTLQ; encoded by the coding sequence ATGAGCAGGGTACGGCTGCTGGTCGGCACCAGAAAGGGAGCGTTCATTCTGACATCGGACGGCTCACGCAAACAGTGGGACGTGCAAGGGCCACACTTCGGAGGATGGGAGCTCTACCACATCACGGGTTCGGCGGTCGATTCGAATCGATTGTATGCCTCGCAGACCAGCAGTTGGTTCGGGCAAGTCATTCAACGCTCGGATGACGGCGGGAAAACCTGGAACGCCCCCGGCACCAAACCCGAAGATCTGATGGGGTCCGACGGCATGCCGAAGGGTGAGAGCAACATGTTTCGCTACGACACGTCCGCGGAAACAGGGAAACCGCTCACGACACACCAACATTATGACGGCTCGCAGCGCCCGTGGGAATTCAAACGAGTGTGGCATCTCGAACCGTCATTGACCGATCCCGATACGGTGTACGCCGGAGTCGAGGACGCGGCCTTGTTCCGGTCGACCAACGGTGGGCAGACGTGGCACGAGCTTGCCGGACTACGCGATGTGAAAGGAAATCTGTGGCAACCGGGTGCCGGTGGGATGTGCCTGCATACGGTTATGTTGGATCGGACGAATCCTCAACGTATGTATATTGCCATCTCCGCGGCCGGCGCGTTCCGCACAGATGATGGTGGCCAGACATGGCGGGCGATCAACCGCGGTTTGAAATCGCAGTATGAGTTGCCCGATCCGGATGCAGATGTCGGGCACTGCGTGCACAACATCGCCATGCATCCATCACGCCCGAATGTGTTGTTCATGCAGAAGCACTGGGACGTGTTGCGGAGCGACGACGCCGGCGAGTCCTGGCACGAGATCAGCGGCAACTTGCCGAGCGATTTCGGATTCCCGATCGCCGTCCATGCCCATGAACCGAACACAGTCTACGTCGTGCCGATCAAGAGCGACTCCGAACACTATCCTCCGGAAGGCAAGCTGCGCGTATATCGCAGCCGCACGGGAGGCGACGAATGGGAGGCGCTGACAAAGGGCCTGCCGCAGGAGAATTGCTATGTCAATATTCTGCGGGACGCGATGACCGTCGATCGGCTCGATCCCTGTGGCATTTATTTTGGAACGACCGGCGGCCAAGTCTATGGCTCGGCCGATGGCGGCGACAGCTGGGCGCCAATTGTCCACGACCTACCGGCGGTCTTGTCAGTCGAGGTGCAGACACTCCAGTGA
- a CDS encoding VOC family protein, with product MSTQSKAKSTTKRKGTKSIRASASICWFDVPADDPQRAKKFYSSLFGWKIEQFPGAEDYWHIDTGGLDGTPDGGLIVRKHPKHSITNYMAVSSVDKSAAKVEKLGGTICKPKTAVPKMGYFVICRDTEDNEFALWEPNDRAK from the coding sequence ATGAGTACGCAATCCAAAGCCAAGTCGACAACAAAGCGGAAAGGTACGAAAAGCATCCGCGCCTCAGCGAGCATCTGCTGGTTCGACGTCCCGGCGGACGATCCCCAGCGTGCCAAGAAGTTTTACAGCTCGTTGTTCGGGTGGAAGATCGAGCAGTTTCCCGGAGCGGAGGATTACTGGCACATCGACACAGGTGGCCTCGACGGGACACCGGATGGTGGATTGATCGTGCGCAAGCACCCCAAGCATTCCATCACCAACTATATGGCGGTGTCCTCAGTGGACAAATCAGCGGCGAAGGTCGAGAAGCTTGGCGGCACGATCTGCAAGCCCAAAACGGCGGTACCGAAGATGGGCTATTTCGTAATATGTCGAGACACGGAAGACAATGAATTCGCGCTGTGGGAACCGAACGACCGCGCCAAGTAA
- a CDS encoding VOC family protein has protein sequence MQQLTPCLWFDDRAEEAAQFYVSIFKNSQLGPITHYGETGAKTSGRPKGSVMTVTFMLNGQEFVALNGGPLFKFTEAVSFMVKCHSQEEIDEMWAKLSEGGEPGPCGWLKDKYGLSWQIVSPEWDKMLQDQDTKRSERVMEAILQMTKPDLEAIQRAYAG, from the coding sequence ATGCAACAACTCACGCCCTGCTTGTGGTTCGATGATCGGGCCGAAGAGGCGGCACAGTTTTACGTGTCCATCTTCAAGAATTCCCAGTTAGGACCAATCACGCACTACGGTGAGACGGGCGCCAAGACCTCGGGAAGGCCGAAAGGGTCTGTCATGACCGTGACGTTTATGCTTAATGGCCAAGAATTCGTGGCGCTGAACGGCGGACCGCTCTTCAAGTTTACCGAAGCGGTCTCCTTCATGGTGAAGTGTCATTCCCAGGAAGAAATCGACGAGATGTGGGCCAAGCTGTCGGAAGGTGGAGAACCGGGACCGTGCGGCTGGCTGAAGGACAAATACGGGCTCTCCTGGCAAATCGTGTCCCCCGAGTGGGACAAGATGTTGCAGGATCAGGATACCAAGAGGTCCGAACGGGTGATGGAGGCCATTCTCCAAATGACCAAGCCCGATCTCGAAGCGATTCAACGAGCGTATGCAGGATAA
- a CDS encoding efflux transporter outer membrane subunit, which produces MRTVSLFIGAIFLAACAVGPDYSRPDLSSPASFRSAAAQAEAESFANLPWWDLLQDPALQTLIQTALRENKDLKRAAASVEEFQARLLVAKMDFAPKADITGSAPLMGRKAQFLFPGFPNAFNYYLQGNLAWELDIWGRIRRSNEAARGDLLAREEARRAVVLQLVSGVAESYFDLLQFDRQLEIARRTLQSWQESVRIAQARLREGVIAKLDLDQFTSERANALARVAELERQMVQKENQLAVLLGRDPGPIARGRSLTDQVLPPAIPAGLPSELLQRRPDLVQAEQELAAVTARIGAAKADRFPKLTITGILGVASPQFSRLIANETAFGVAGPSIAGPLLNAQALGFQQKAVEAQARQALAQYEQSVLVAFREVDNALVAVRTTQEQRNAQAEQVESLQSAFRQATLRYKSGLANYLDVLIAQRNLFEAELSLMSTHRLHLVSVVQLYKALGGGWSPLDPAQQMPTATVAEVSKG; this is translated from the coding sequence ATGCGCACAGTGAGTCTATTTATCGGGGCCATCTTCCTGGCCGCCTGCGCCGTTGGACCGGACTATTCCCGGCCCGACCTGTCATCACCGGCGTCGTTCAGGTCGGCTGCTGCCCAGGCAGAAGCCGAATCGTTCGCGAACTTGCCATGGTGGGACCTGCTCCAAGACCCGGCGCTTCAAACACTGATTCAGACGGCGCTCAGGGAGAACAAGGATCTCAAACGCGCGGCCGCCTCTGTCGAAGAATTCCAAGCTCGTCTTTTGGTCGCCAAGATGGACTTTGCCCCGAAGGCCGACATTACGGGCAGCGCCCCCCTCATGGGACGGAAAGCGCAATTTCTGTTTCCTGGCTTTCCGAACGCGTTCAACTATTACCTCCAAGGCAATCTCGCCTGGGAGCTCGACATCTGGGGCCGCATCCGGCGGTCCAATGAAGCGGCACGCGGCGATCTCCTGGCACGCGAGGAAGCCAGGCGCGCCGTGGTCTTGCAGCTCGTCAGCGGCGTCGCTGAATCCTATTTCGACCTGTTGCAGTTCGATCGACAACTGGAGATCGCCAGACGCACGCTTCAATCATGGCAAGAATCGGTGAGGATTGCGCAGGCACGTTTGCGGGAAGGGGTCATTGCCAAGCTCGATCTGGATCAATTCACGTCGGAGCGGGCCAACGCGCTGGCGCGGGTCGCCGAGTTGGAACGGCAGATGGTCCAGAAAGAAAATCAGCTGGCCGTGCTGCTGGGGCGAGACCCGGGACCCATCGCGCGGGGACGGTCGTTGACGGATCAAGTCCTACCGCCTGCGATCCCCGCCGGCCTCCCCTCTGAACTCTTGCAACGGAGACCGGACCTCGTGCAGGCCGAACAGGAGCTGGCGGCGGTGACGGCGAGAATCGGTGCGGCCAAGGCAGACCGATTTCCCAAACTCACCATCACCGGCATTTTGGGCGTCGCCAGTCCCCAGTTTTCCCGGCTCATTGCAAACGAAACGGCATTCGGCGTCGCCGGTCCCAGCATCGCCGGCCCGTTGCTCAATGCACAAGCCCTCGGGTTCCAACAGAAAGCCGTCGAGGCGCAGGCGAGGCAAGCGCTTGCCCAGTATGAACAGTCGGTTCTTGTCGCGTTTAGAGAGGTTGACAACGCGTTAGTCGCAGTGCGGACTACCCAAGAGCAACGGAATGCCCAGGCCGAGCAGGTCGAGTCGCTCCAGTCTGCCTTTCGCCAAGCGACGCTCCGCTACAAGAGCGGGCTCGCCAATTATCTGGACGTCCTGATCGCCCAACGCAATCTGTTCGAGGCCGAACTGTCATTGATGAGCACTCATCGTCTCCATCTCGTCTCGGTTGTGCAATTGTACAAAGCCTTGGGCGGCGGCTGGTCGCCGTTGGACCCAGCCCAGCAGATGCCGACGGCAACAGTCGCAGAAGTAAGCAAGGGTTAA
- a CDS encoding YciI family protein produces MRFMVIVKATKESEAGVMPSTQLLTDMGKFNEVLVNAGVLLAGDGLHPSSKGARVRFSGTKRTVIDGPFAETKELIAGYWLWQCKSKEEAIEWVKRCPNPHNEDSEIEIRQVFDAEDFGTEFTPELRKQEQRVFEQAKANAR; encoded by the coding sequence ATGCGGTTCATGGTCATTGTGAAAGCTACCAAGGAGTCGGAAGCCGGTGTGATGCCGAGCACGCAACTCTTGACTGATATGGGAAAGTTTAATGAAGTCCTCGTGAACGCCGGCGTGCTCCTCGCCGGCGATGGGCTGCATCCCAGTTCCAAAGGGGCGCGCGTAAGGTTCTCGGGCACCAAGCGTACGGTGATCGACGGCCCTTTTGCCGAAACCAAGGAACTCATCGCCGGCTACTGGCTCTGGCAGTGCAAATCGAAGGAAGAAGCGATCGAATGGGTCAAGCGCTGTCCGAATCCCCACAACGAAGACAGCGAAATTGAAATTCGTCAGGTCTTCGACGCCGAGGATTTCGGGACCGAGTTCACGCCAGAGTTGAGAAAACAGGAACAGCGCGTATTCGAACAAGCGAAGGCGAACGCCCGGTAG
- a CDS encoding DUF1579 domain-containing protein: protein MRFMSLTVTTLCITLLGLPVLAKEKKHAAPMDEKAMMEMWQKLATPGEPHKQLENLAGSWTTQTKEWMEPGKPPMESSGTVEMKAILGGRFLQQEYTGSMMGQPYSGVGTTGYDNLRKKYVSTWIDSMGTGIFLMEGTATADGKTITLKGGHDEPGGGHMTHRAVWKLVDQNTQIFEMYGAHKGEKEMKGMEITYTRKQ from the coding sequence ATGCGTTTCATGTCTCTTACCGTTACGACGTTGTGCATCACGTTACTGGGCTTGCCAGTTCTGGCTAAAGAGAAAAAACACGCCGCGCCTATGGATGAAAAAGCCATGATGGAGATGTGGCAAAAACTAGCCACGCCCGGAGAACCGCACAAGCAATTGGAAAACCTGGCCGGAAGCTGGACGACACAGACCAAGGAATGGATGGAGCCCGGTAAACCGCCGATGGAATCAAGTGGCACCGTCGAAATGAAGGCCATCTTAGGCGGGCGGTTTCTTCAACAGGAATATACCGGCAGCATGATGGGCCAGCCGTATTCGGGTGTCGGGACGACCGGGTATGACAATCTGCGCAAGAAGTATGTGTCGACCTGGATCGATTCGATGGGCACGGGAATTTTCTTGATGGAAGGTACGGCCACCGCGGACGGTAAGACGATCACGCTCAAGGGAGGGCATGACGAACCGGGTGGCGGGCACATGACCCATCGCGCAGTGTGGAAGCTCGTCGATCAGAACACCCAGATCTTTGAGATGTATGGGGCCCACAAGGGCGAGAAAGAAATGAAGGGAATGGAAATCACCTATACGCGGAAGCAGTAG
- a CDS encoding efflux RND transporter permease subunit, giving the protein MRSFTDIFIKHPVLAVVVNLVIVLAGWRALMTLPVQQYPKIESSSVIITTVYYGASAETVRGFLSTPIERVVSAISGVDYVESTSRAGVSTVTVHLKLNHSSTAALAEVTARLQQVRSELPTQAEPPAIEVQRADRPYASFYLSFTSTDRTVPALTDWLLRTLQPQFSTLSGVQKVTIEGGRQIAMRIWIDPDRLASFNLSPGDVQGALLRNNYLAAVGRTKGNSAQINLLANTDLRSAQEFEELIVADRGGAIVRLKDVAKVEREAEEADMVAKYNEAQGVYLGIWPVPGTNEIDVAHRLRDEMDRIRPTLPTDIDMKLVWDGTMFMRNALAEITKTLSETILIVAVVVFLFMGSVRTALVPLVAMPVSLVGAAIFMFAFGFSLNLLTLLAIVLSVGLVVDDAIVVVENVERHVRLGQSRIEAALAGARELVGPIIAMTITLATVYTPIAFQGGLTGSLFLEFAITLAVAVVLSGVVAITLSPVMSSRFVHPQGKEGRLTAFVNRRFDEVRRIYARLLDGALTMRWGIVAAALLIMVAAWPLYLFSRQELAPVEDQSHISLFFEASPDSTLAATNREHLQIVRAITAFPETEFTWGLTTAWGGFGGLVAKDWHARTRSTEQMYGQVYGAVSQVPGLRVFPRLDPPLPTPGQYDVELVLESDLPAEQLLNTVGAVLGAGWQSGKFMYVDTDLKIDLPEARVILDRERLADLGFDLAGVGRELGTMLGGAYVNRFNYFDRSYKVIPQLGDSDRATVGPLLDLKIKTPGGQLVPVSTFTHIETSTAPRTLNRFQQRNAVRIFGGVKPGVTKEEGLRVLETAAATGGSRITLDYAGESRQLRQEGAALTVTLGFAVVLIYLVLAAQFKSFRDPLIVLLGSVPLAISGALVFSFLDLTTINIYSQVGLITLVGLIAKNGILIVEFANQLQTRGLTKALAIREATLTRLRPVLMTSAATVFGHLPLVLATGPGAAARNSIGMVLVTGMTVGTFFTLFVVPVFYSLIAAQHQRDLEPEAIAIDAQDEELLAAGAHN; this is encoded by the coding sequence ATGCGTTCATTCACCGACATCTTCATCAAACACCCGGTGCTGGCGGTCGTCGTCAATCTCGTGATCGTGCTGGCAGGCTGGAGGGCACTGATGACCCTGCCGGTGCAGCAATACCCGAAGATCGAAAGCTCCTCGGTCATCATCACGACTGTCTATTACGGCGCGAGCGCCGAGACTGTGCGCGGATTCCTCAGCACGCCGATCGAACGGGTGGTCTCCGCGATCAGCGGCGTCGATTACGTGGAGTCGACCAGCCGGGCCGGTGTCAGCACCGTGACTGTGCATTTGAAGTTGAACCACAGCAGCACGGCAGCCCTGGCCGAAGTGACTGCGCGACTCCAGCAAGTCCGGTCCGAACTGCCGACTCAGGCCGAACCGCCGGCGATCGAAGTGCAGCGGGCCGATCGGCCGTACGCCTCGTTCTACCTCAGCTTCACTTCCACGGACCGCACTGTCCCGGCTCTCACTGATTGGCTCTTGCGTACACTGCAACCGCAATTCTCGACGCTGTCCGGTGTTCAGAAGGTGACCATTGAGGGCGGCCGTCAGATCGCCATGCGCATCTGGATCGATCCTGATCGCCTCGCCTCATTCAACCTTTCCCCCGGTGATGTGCAAGGTGCGCTTCTCCGTAACAACTACCTGGCTGCGGTAGGACGGACGAAGGGCAACTCCGCCCAGATCAACCTGCTCGCAAATACCGATCTTCGTTCGGCACAGGAATTCGAGGAGCTCATCGTCGCCGACCGGGGTGGGGCCATCGTCCGGCTGAAGGACGTCGCGAAGGTCGAGCGTGAGGCTGAAGAAGCGGACATGGTGGCAAAGTACAACGAGGCGCAAGGTGTGTATCTCGGGATCTGGCCGGTACCGGGGACGAACGAGATTGACGTCGCTCATCGGCTCCGCGACGAGATGGACCGCATCCGGCCGACTCTGCCAACGGACATCGACATGAAACTCGTGTGGGACGGCACGATGTTCATGCGAAACGCACTGGCCGAGATTACCAAGACGTTGTCGGAGACGATTCTCATCGTAGCGGTGGTGGTGTTTCTCTTCATGGGTTCGGTGCGCACGGCGCTCGTGCCGCTCGTCGCCATGCCCGTTTCGCTGGTCGGGGCGGCTATTTTCATGTTTGCGTTCGGCTTTAGCCTCAATTTGTTGACATTGCTCGCGATCGTCCTCTCGGTCGGGCTGGTCGTGGACGATGCGATCGTCGTCGTCGAGAACGTCGAACGGCATGTCCGTCTGGGGCAATCGCGGATTGAGGCGGCGTTGGCCGGCGCGCGCGAGCTCGTCGGCCCGATCATTGCAATGACGATCACGCTCGCCACAGTCTATACACCCATTGCCTTTCAGGGTGGCCTCACCGGCTCACTGTTCCTGGAATTTGCCATTACTCTGGCGGTCGCCGTGGTCCTGTCTGGTGTCGTCGCGATCACGCTCTCACCGGTCATGAGTTCACGGTTCGTGCATCCACAGGGCAAGGAAGGTCGGTTGACCGCCTTTGTCAATCGACGCTTCGACGAGGTGCGCCGTATCTATGCCCGGCTGCTCGACGGGGCGCTGACGATGCGCTGGGGCATCGTGGCGGCGGCGCTCTTAATCATGGTTGCAGCTTGGCCGCTGTATCTGTTTTCGCGCCAAGAACTCGCCCCTGTGGAAGATCAGAGCCACATCAGCCTCTTCTTCGAAGCTTCACCTGACTCCACATTGGCTGCCACAAACCGTGAGCACCTGCAGATCGTACGAGCGATCACGGCATTTCCCGAAACGGAATTCACGTGGGGGCTTACCACTGCATGGGGCGGATTCGGCGGGTTGGTCGCAAAAGACTGGCACGCTCGGACACGCTCGACCGAGCAAATGTACGGCCAAGTCTATGGCGCCGTATCGCAGGTGCCGGGCCTGCGCGTATTTCCTCGATTAGATCCGCCGCTGCCTACCCCCGGCCAATACGATGTCGAGCTGGTATTGGAAAGTGACTTGCCGGCCGAGCAGCTGCTCAACACGGTCGGCGCCGTGCTCGGCGCCGGCTGGCAAAGCGGCAAGTTCATGTATGTGGACACCGACCTCAAGATCGATCTCCCTGAGGCGCGCGTCATCCTCGATCGCGAACGTCTGGCCGACTTGGGGTTTGATCTGGCAGGGGTCGGCCGGGAGCTCGGCACGATGCTTGGCGGGGCTTACGTCAACCGGTTCAACTACTTTGACCGCAGTTATAAGGTCATCCCACAACTCGGGGACAGTGATCGTGCAACGGTCGGTCCCCTGCTCGACTTGAAGATCAAGACACCGGGAGGCCAGCTGGTGCCGGTATCGACGTTCACGCACATCGAAACGAGTACCGCCCCGCGCACCTTGAACCGGTTCCAGCAGCGGAACGCCGTCCGGATCTTCGGCGGCGTGAAACCAGGTGTCACGAAAGAAGAAGGATTGCGTGTGTTGGAAACCGCGGCGGCAACAGGTGGGTCACGCATCACCCTCGACTACGCCGGCGAATCGCGACAACTCCGCCAGGAAGGAGCCGCTCTCACGGTCACACTGGGTTTTGCGGTGGTCCTGATCTATCTGGTGTTGGCCGCCCAATTCAAAAGTTTCCGTGATCCATTGATCGTTCTATTGGGGTCCGTGCCGCTGGCCATCTCCGGCGCTCTGGTGTTCAGCTTCCTGGACCTGACGACGATCAATATTTACTCACAAGTGGGATTGATCACACTGGTCGGGTTGATTGCGAAGAACGGCATTCTCATCGTGGAGTTTGCCAATCAGTTACAGACTCGCGGGCTCACCAAGGCACTGGCAATACGGGAAGCCACGTTGACCCGGTTGCGGCCGGTGCTCATGACTTCTGCGGCCACGGTCTTTGGCCATCTCCCTCTTGTGCTGGCGACGGGACCCGGTGCCGCCGCCCGCAACAGCATCGGCATGGTTTTGGTCACGGGGATGACGGTCGGCACATTCTTCACGCTGTTCGTTGTCCCTGTGTTCTACTCGTTGATCGCTGCGCAACACCAGCGGGATCTGGAGCCTGAAGCGATCGCGATCGATGCCCAGGATGAGGAGTTGCTCGCAGCGGGAGCTCACAACTGA